TCCGGCACTTGGCTCACCGGGGAAGAAGCCGGTCATCTACTTATTTCACGCCAGATGGAAGGGTTACGAAAAGTTGCCGGTCATATGACACTCAAAATCAACATGGTTATCGCTCCTGAAATTAATATGAGCGAGGTAGAAGCTGTCATGCAGCTCGCCGTAGACTCCAAGGTGCAGGTATTTAACCCTATGCCTCTGATTCCACGACATGCTCTGCGATTTACACGCAAGCCAACCCACGATGAGATAAAACACATTTACTCACTCTGCCCCCCTTCGCTTTCACTCTTCACAAAATGCAAACAATGCCGCGCTGATGCGGCAGGAATTCACGGTAAGGAGCACTCCAAATGTCCGACGATCGTTTAGTAGTAAATCGCCGAAAATTTTTAACCGCTGGCGGCACAGCTCTGGCTGCGACTATGGTACCTCGCATCGCAGATGCCGCCGCAACGGTTGCAACCACCTCTCCTTACGAGGGACAGTCTCTTCAAGTATGGTCATGTGGTGGACTGGCAGAAGCCTTTATGCCTGCAAATGCCATGTATGAACAGCAAAGCAAAGCAAGTATCAGCTACACAGGCGCCTTTGCAGGTGCACTTGGTAAATCGCTTCTTGGCAGCGCACAGACAGAAGTATTTGCACCGCGCGTTCTCGGTCTTGCAAAAAAGCTCAAAGCACAAGGCAAAATGCTTGCTTTTCAGCCACTGTGCTTCACTAAGTATGTGCTCATCACACCAAAAGGAAACCCTGCAGGAATTGAATCGATTCAGGATTTGAAGCGGGATGGCATTAAAACGCTCTGCTCGCCGGAATCATCTCCTCCGGGCGGTAAAGCTGCCATGGGCGTTCTCAAAAAAAGCGGTGTACTACAAGAGGCAAAAGAAAAATCCATCTACATGGGTTCCTGTGTACAGCATGATGTTGCCGATATTGCAGCAGGAAAGGCCGATGCGGCAGTTGTGGAACTTCGCATTACTCGTCTTCCACGTTATAAAGATAAATTCGACATCATTGAAATTCCGGAAAAGTACTTCCCTGCACCTCCTATCCCATTCAGCATTG
This sequence is a window from Halodesulfovibrio aestuarii DSM 17919 = ATCC 29578. Protein-coding genes within it:
- a CDS encoding substrate-binding domain-containing protein: MSDDRLVVNRRKFLTAGGTALAATMVPRIADAAATVATTSPYEGQSLQVWSCGGLAEAFMPANAMYEQQSKASISYTGAFAGALGKSLLGSAQTEVFAPRVLGLAKKLKAQGKMLAFQPLCFTKYVLITPKGNPAGIESIQDLKRDGIKTLCSPESSPPGGKAAMGVLKKSGVLQEAKEKSIYMGSCVQHDVADIAAGKADAAVVELRITRLPRYKDKFDIIEIPEKYFPAPPIPFSIGVMKWAKDRDFAHNFVSFITSEAGQAHFAAAGFIPALSEEGERLAAKYGVVDA